One Actinospica robiniae DSM 44927 genomic region harbors:
- a CDS encoding PAC2 family protein: MADPTSAARALYTYDSDGLAALAAAREPARASMSGQRGGDLVLLYHFTGFMDAGQAAEQALDYVLGGDETTLVAVFDADRLVDYRAQRPLMTFNADHWSSYEAPELAVRLAKDAIGTPFLVFSGPEPDTEWELFSKAVVHLVDELGITLAVNFHGVPFGVPHTRPVHLIPHGNRRDLLLGYPKWFDQAQVPGSAMALTEYRLAQAGKDVFGLAAQVPHYVSRSAYPAAAVRILEAVTAATGLVLPAQELRDRAQRVAVQIETEVGQGDQELKGVIRSLEEQYDAAEGAAGRPNLLAEQTRLPSADELASQFEAFLAEHDEQSEG, translated from the coding sequence GTGGCTGATCCCACCTCTGCCGCCCGGGCGCTGTACACGTACGACTCGGACGGACTGGCCGCCCTGGCCGCGGCCCGCGAGCCGGCTCGCGCCAGCATGAGCGGGCAGCGCGGGGGCGATCTGGTGCTGCTCTACCACTTCACCGGCTTCATGGACGCCGGCCAGGCGGCCGAGCAGGCGCTGGACTACGTCCTCGGCGGGGACGAGACCACGCTGGTGGCCGTGTTCGACGCCGACCGGCTGGTGGACTACCGGGCGCAGCGGCCGCTGATGACCTTCAACGCCGACCACTGGTCCTCGTACGAGGCGCCGGAGCTGGCCGTGCGCCTGGCCAAGGACGCCATCGGCACCCCGTTCCTGGTCTTCTCCGGCCCCGAGCCGGACACCGAGTGGGAGCTGTTCAGCAAGGCCGTGGTGCATCTGGTCGACGAGCTCGGGATCACCCTGGCGGTCAACTTCCACGGCGTGCCCTTCGGCGTCCCGCACACCCGGCCGGTGCACCTGATCCCGCACGGCAACCGCCGCGACCTGCTGCTCGGGTACCCCAAGTGGTTCGACCAGGCCCAGGTCCCGGGCAGCGCGATGGCGCTGACCGAGTACCGGCTGGCCCAGGCCGGCAAGGACGTGTTCGGCCTGGCCGCGCAGGTGCCGCACTACGTCTCGCGCTCGGCCTACCCGGCCGCCGCCGTCCGCATCCTGGAGGCGGTCACCGCCGCCACCGGCCTGGTGCTGCCCGCGCAGGAGCTGCGCGACCGGGCCCAGCGGGTGGCCGTGCAGATCGAGACCGAGGTGGGCCAGGGCGACCAGGAGCTCAAGGGCGTCATCCGCAGCCTGGAGGAGCAGTACGACGCCGCCGAGGGCGCGGCCGGCCGGCCCAACCTGCTGGCCGAGCAGACCAGGCTGCCCAGCGCGGACGAACTCGCCAGCCAGTTCGAGGCCTTCCTCGCGGAGCACGACGAGCAGTCGGAGGGCTGA
- a CDS encoding DUF1266 domain-containing protein, whose amino-acid sequence MGVVVPESATVEQRLREALRRGDLDGYLRALSDTHVLVFGSRRLADESINDPEAPLGLVRDLGGATRVFAVTPNQTVDPGPYLVYHAMTLRSMLRRCRPLTWQLVVNQGTDHEGRIPVKKLAAWVDQHPDEIRPLGDYGDRLTALDSWERTGPLATALACGAHLAVQNEVPWNAIGEVYNDYLADARLLRDGWQITDSGQWRAALEDLLGERSREQEPAADPAVVAAHLAAMRRDGITDPDSAGAAPPPGDAWFYGRAVNLARWAAATRLCDQDEAREEVLRVGSLAAERYRDWREFSAGYLLGRLLHFGDAERKQYYRPLRKVHRILCEDPASPWRTLSLADAAG is encoded by the coding sequence ATGGGAGTGGTGGTACCGGAGTCCGCCACGGTGGAACAGCGGTTGCGCGAGGCGCTGCGCCGCGGAGATCTGGACGGCTATCTGCGGGCGCTGTCGGACACGCACGTGCTGGTGTTCGGCTCGCGCCGGCTGGCCGACGAGTCGATCAACGACCCGGAGGCGCCGCTCGGGCTGGTGCGCGATCTGGGCGGGGCGACCCGGGTGTTCGCGGTGACGCCCAATCAGACCGTGGACCCGGGGCCGTACCTGGTCTACCACGCCATGACGCTGCGCTCGATGCTGCGCCGCTGCCGGCCGCTGACCTGGCAGCTGGTGGTGAATCAGGGCACGGACCACGAGGGCCGGATACCGGTGAAGAAGCTGGCCGCGTGGGTGGACCAGCACCCGGACGAGATCCGCCCGCTGGGCGACTACGGCGACCGGCTCACCGCGCTGGACAGCTGGGAGCGCACCGGCCCGCTGGCCACCGCGCTGGCCTGCGGGGCGCATCTGGCGGTGCAGAACGAGGTGCCCTGGAACGCGATCGGCGAGGTCTACAACGACTACCTGGCCGACGCGCGGCTGCTGCGCGACGGCTGGCAGATCACCGACTCCGGCCAGTGGCGGGCCGCGCTCGAGGACCTGCTCGGCGAGCGCTCCCGGGAGCAGGAGCCGGCCGCAGATCCCGCCGTCGTCGCCGCGCACCTGGCCGCGATGCGCCGGGACGGGATCACCGACCCGGACTCCGCCGGAGCCGCGCCCCCGCCCGGGGACGCCTGGTTCTACGGCCGGGCGGTGAACCTGGCCCGCTGGGCCGCCGCGACCCGCCTTTGCGACCAGGACGAGGCGCGCGAGGAGGTGCTGCGGGTCGGGAGCCTGGCCGCCGAGCGCTACCGCGACTGGCGCGAGTTCTCCGCCGGCTATCTGCTGGGCCGGCTGCTGCACTTCGGCGACGCCGAGCGCAAGCAGTACTACCGGCCGCTGCGCAAGGTGCACCGGATCCTGTGCGAGGACCCGGCCAGCCCCTGGCGCACGCTGAGCCTGGCCGACGCGGCCGGCTGA
- a CDS encoding SPFH domain-containing protein, with protein MPGVRNVISTLDAQGREVMGPGVLLYHYADPNILNGSLITVESNHFCVLKSRGAILNVYDTGQFQLETPDRPLFGSMQRSFYGGQSPWQYEVIYINRAKSVIKCRGTALSREMAELSYEVDYYIHVETKEDALKLVQHMPVAGHSVNAAEINDYAAPVVEQAVNQIVQVTPLEQVNEKIHEISELVSGHLQAFLAVYGITLNDVKVLIAPRDERMRELLSLRAFGMTEQEAMRAYLALKLADRGLAVAVNALLGEPLQVALLPAGLYGDITQLGLGNANGRQ; from the coding sequence ATGCCCGGTGTACGCAATGTGATCTCCACGCTCGACGCGCAGGGACGCGAGGTGATGGGCCCGGGGGTGCTGCTCTACCACTACGCGGATCCCAACATCCTCAACGGTTCGCTGATCACGGTCGAGTCCAACCACTTCTGTGTGCTCAAGTCGCGCGGCGCCATCCTCAACGTCTACGACACCGGCCAGTTCCAGCTCGAGACGCCGGACCGGCCGCTGTTCGGGTCCATGCAGCGCTCGTTCTACGGCGGCCAGTCGCCGTGGCAGTACGAGGTCATCTACATCAACCGGGCCAAGAGTGTGATCAAGTGCCGCGGCACGGCGCTCTCGCGCGAGATGGCCGAGCTCTCCTACGAGGTCGACTACTACATCCACGTGGAGACCAAGGAGGACGCGCTCAAGCTGGTCCAGCACATGCCGGTGGCCGGCCACTCGGTCAACGCGGCCGAGATCAACGACTACGCCGCGCCGGTGGTCGAGCAAGCGGTCAACCAGATCGTCCAGGTCACCCCGCTCGAGCAGGTCAACGAGAAGATCCACGAGATCAGCGAGCTGGTCTCCGGGCACCTGCAGGCGTTCCTCGCGGTGTACGGGATCACCCTCAACGACGTCAAGGTGCTGATCGCGCCGCGGGACGAGCGGATGCGCGAGCTGCTCTCGCTGCGCGCCTTCGGCATGACCGAGCAGGAGGCCATGCGCGCCTACCTCGCGCTCAAGCTGGCCGACCGCGGCCTGGCCGTGGCCGTCAACGCGCTGCTCGGCGAGCCGCTGCAGGTCGCCCTGCTGCCGGCCGGCCTCTACGGCGACATCACCCAGCTGGGCTTGGGCAACGCGAACGGCAGGCAATGA
- a CDS encoding HAD family hydrolase — MSAHLYSLPTAFPTSDDDLAGPVPPIEAVLFDFANTLFRMLPTERFLTRVWERAGRDPGTLEAAAVAAQVREAATLPHVLEAQVGRDTSAERHHAATLAWFGEVPALEGVTELAYEQVLPGESWYPYSDTAPVLRELAARGVPVGIVSDIPFDLREILAENGLADYVAAYALSYELGLEKPDPRMFLKACADLGADPRRTLMVGDNAPRDGGAVSANLRAYLLPSEPKTGERGLEAVLRLVG, encoded by the coding sequence ATGAGCGCCCACCTGTACAGCTTGCCGACCGCCTTCCCGACCTCGGACGACGACCTGGCCGGGCCGGTGCCGCCGATAGAGGCCGTGCTGTTCGACTTCGCCAACACCTTGTTCCGGATGCTGCCGACCGAGCGCTTCCTCACCCGGGTCTGGGAGCGGGCCGGGCGCGACCCGGGCACGCTCGAGGCCGCCGCGGTGGCCGCGCAGGTGCGCGAGGCCGCGACGCTGCCGCACGTGCTCGAGGCGCAGGTCGGCCGGGACACCTCGGCAGAGCGGCACCACGCGGCCACCTTGGCCTGGTTCGGCGAAGTGCCCGCGCTCGAGGGCGTCACCGAGCTCGCCTACGAGCAGGTGCTGCCCGGCGAGAGCTGGTACCCCTACTCGGACACCGCCCCGGTGCTGCGCGAACTCGCCGCCCGCGGCGTGCCGGTCGGCATCGTCAGCGACATCCCGTTCGACCTGCGCGAGATCCTCGCCGAGAACGGGCTGGCCGACTATGTCGCGGCGTACGCGCTCTCCTACGAGCTCGGCTTGGAGAAGCCGGACCCGCGGATGTTCCTCAAGGCCTGCGCCGACCTCGGCGCCGACCCCCGCCGCACCCTGATGGTCGGCGACAACGCCCCGCGCGACGGCGGCGCGGTGAGTGCGAACCTGCGCGCCTACCTGCTCCCGTCCGAGCCCAAGACCGGGGAGCGCGGACTCGAGGCCGTGCTGCGCCTGGTCGGCTGA
- a CDS encoding DUF6401 family natural product biosynthesis protein — MRQPLAEVWERFGPRLPELAFEPGLAAAVDQHAAAVRDVLGGAEAFPHTLGDYILGFLEALEESDWREHAGYDFASLRLTAVSWLIREHRISLRSNPL; from the coding sequence ATGCGCCAACCGCTGGCGGAAGTATGGGAGCGGTTCGGTCCGCGGCTGCCCGAGCTGGCCTTCGAGCCGGGCCTGGCCGCGGCGGTGGACCAGCACGCGGCCGCGGTGCGCGACGTGCTCGGCGGGGCCGAGGCCTTCCCGCACACCCTCGGCGACTACATCCTCGGCTTCCTCGAGGCGCTCGAGGAGTCCGACTGGCGCGAGCACGCCGGCTACGACTTCGCCAGCCTGCGGCTGACCGCGGTGTCCTGGCTGATCCGCGAGCACCGCATCTCGCTCCGCTCCAACCCGCTCTGA
- a CDS encoding phosphoribosyltransferase, which produces MSEAREILTWDTFGQAGRELARMIAADGYRPDVIVSVARGGVFVAGLLAYALDCKNMNLVNVEFYTGVGTTLPMPVMLAPVPDVVDFSNKRVLIADDVADSGKTLRLIYDFCRDTVAEVRSAVIYQKPSSSVRCEYVWKHTAEWINFPWSDQPPVVGRTGQVLDA; this is translated from the coding sequence ATGAGCGAGGCGCGCGAGATTCTCACCTGGGACACGTTCGGACAGGCGGGCCGGGAGCTCGCCCGCATGATCGCCGCGGACGGCTACCGGCCCGACGTGATCGTGTCCGTCGCCCGCGGCGGGGTGTTCGTGGCGGGGCTGCTCGCCTACGCCTTGGACTGCAAGAACATGAACCTGGTCAACGTCGAGTTCTACACCGGCGTCGGCACCACCCTGCCGATGCCGGTGATGCTCGCGCCGGTGCCGGACGTGGTCGACTTCTCCAACAAGCGCGTGCTGATCGCGGACGACGTGGCCGACTCGGGCAAGACGCTCAGGCTGATCTACGACTTCTGCCGGGACACCGTGGCCGAGGTGCGCTCCGCGGTGATCTACCAGAAGCCGAGCTCCTCGGTGCGCTGCGAGTACGTCTGGAAGCACACCGCGGAGTGGATCAACTTCCCGTGGAGCGACCAGCCGCCCGTGGTCGGCCGGACCGGCCAGGTGCTCGACGCCTGA
- a CDS encoding ABC-F family ATP-binding cassette domain-containing protein produces MGYVDLSGVGYRLPDGRMLLREVNFRVGEGAKVALVGPNGAGKTTLLRMVAGDTDPSAGTIARGGGLGVMRQFIGMIGDETTLAELALSLSSPAVRAVGERLARAEAAIAAPDADERAQLRYAAALTAWGDAGGYELEVVFDTVAVGVLGLGWDEVRDRPVRTLSGGQQKRFALDLLLRGEDEVLLLDEPDNFLDVPGKLWLEQRLRESTKTLLFVSHDRELLANTATAVVGVEGGTAWVHPGSFASWHAAREARHERLDEDRRRWDEEHVKLKELVLLYQNKARHNSDMATRLQAARTRLAKFEADGPPPIPPKDQQIRMRLDGGRTGKRVVMCEQLELSDLTLPFDFEAWYGDRIAVLGANGTGKSHLLRLLGRGGTDPESEPLTPLAVVRHEGTARLGARVVPGHFSQTHDRPELVGNTLVEILWRGDTRRPSLPRDQAMPALSRYELAAQGDVRFEQLSGGQQARLLILLLELSGATLLLLDEPTDNLDLASAEALEQGLAGFAGTVLAVTHDRWFTRSFTRFLHVGDDGEVREVPEPVWG; encoded by the coding sequence ATGGGCTATGTCGATCTTTCCGGGGTGGGTTACCGGCTGCCGGACGGCCGGATGCTGCTGCGGGAGGTGAACTTCCGGGTCGGTGAAGGCGCGAAGGTGGCGCTGGTCGGCCCGAACGGCGCCGGCAAGACCACCCTGCTGCGGATGGTGGCGGGCGATACGGACCCGTCCGCGGGCACCATCGCGCGCGGCGGCGGCCTCGGGGTGATGCGCCAGTTCATCGGCATGATCGGCGACGAGACCACGCTGGCCGAACTCGCCCTCTCGCTCTCCTCCCCCGCCGTGCGCGCCGTCGGAGAGCGGCTGGCGCGGGCCGAGGCCGCGATCGCCGCCCCGGACGCGGACGAGCGGGCCCAGCTGCGCTACGCCGCCGCGCTCACCGCGTGGGGCGACGCCGGCGGGTACGAGCTCGAGGTGGTGTTCGACACCGTCGCCGTGGGCGTGCTCGGCCTCGGCTGGGACGAGGTGCGCGACCGTCCCGTGCGCACCCTCTCCGGCGGCCAGCAGAAGCGCTTCGCGCTCGACCTGCTGCTGCGCGGCGAGGACGAGGTGCTGCTGCTCGACGAGCCGGACAACTTCCTGGACGTGCCCGGCAAGCTCTGGCTGGAGCAGCGGCTGCGCGAGAGCACGAAGACGCTGCTGTTCGTCTCGCACGACCGCGAGCTGCTGGCCAACACGGCCACCGCCGTCGTCGGCGTCGAAGGCGGCACGGCATGGGTGCACCCCGGCTCGTTCGCGTCCTGGCACGCCGCCCGCGAGGCCCGGCACGAACGGCTCGACGAGGACCGGCGCCGCTGGGACGAGGAGCACGTCAAACTCAAGGAGCTCGTGCTGCTCTACCAGAACAAGGCGCGGCATAACTCTGACATGGCCACCCGGCTGCAGGCCGCGCGCACCCGGCTGGCGAAGTTCGAGGCGGACGGACCGCCGCCGATTCCGCCGAAGGACCAGCAGATCCGGATGCGGCTCGACGGCGGGCGCACCGGCAAGCGCGTGGTGATGTGCGAGCAGCTGGAGCTGTCCGACCTCACCCTGCCGTTCGACTTCGAGGCCTGGTACGGCGACCGGATCGCCGTGCTCGGCGCCAACGGCACCGGCAAGTCGCACCTGCTGCGCCTGCTCGGGCGCGGCGGCACCGACCCGGAGTCCGAACCGCTCACCCCGCTGGCCGTGGTCCGGCACGAGGGCACGGCCCGGCTCGGCGCGCGCGTCGTGCCCGGCCACTTCTCCCAGACCCACGACCGCCCGGAGCTCGTCGGCAACACCCTGGTCGAGATCCTCTGGCGCGGCGACACCCGCCGGCCCAGCCTGCCGCGGGACCAGGCCATGCCGGCCCTGAGCCGCTACGAGCTCGCCGCGCAGGGCGACGTGCGCTTCGAGCAGCTCTCCGGCGGCCAGCAGGCGCGGCTGCTGATCCTGCTGCTCGAGCTCTCCGGCGCCACCCTGCTGCTGCTCGACGAGCCCACCGACAACCTCGATCTGGCCAGCGCCGAAGCGCTGGAGCAGGGCCTGGCCGGCTTCGCCGGAACGGTGCTCGCGGTCACCCACGACCGCTGGTTCACCCGGTCGTTCACCCGCTTCCTGCACGTCGGCGACGACGGCGAGGTGCGCGAGGTGCCCGAGCCGGTGTGGGGCTGA
- a CDS encoding substrate-binding domain-containing protein, with product MRALRSIVLAGVAVAALAVGTGAALADPSSTPPVTAIVATGSDTIQYLADQWSTDYNATSPANPFYSWDAVNPSTGLPGDTISAKNDASCSITRPNGSGAGVAQLELKKQNAAKTEYCVDLARMSRNIKTSDGSGIASVLFAKDLITYSIYNGGNGVTNLTDAQLTAVFSCDAKLLNASNPNAPVTWKEVGGTSTDAIIPVLPQASSGTRQQWLADIAVTTPGTCVVNGANASGAAIEENEGTNDEFTATGDPTGYKDVLFPFSGGSFVCQAYTAKCPNTTGSLVLENIDGKAPLTAAHVINVSGLTAFPSTYIRSLFLTSLNAGTAAAPAIPTSPINLRSFLGNGDKSGWICGANGTSTAAATDITNYGFAVASNCGTLTGQ from the coding sequence GTGCGCGCTCTTCGTTCGATCGTCCTTGCGGGAGTGGCCGTCGCCGCTCTCGCGGTGGGCACCGGTGCGGCCCTGGCCGACCCGTCCAGCACCCCGCCGGTGACGGCCATCGTCGCGACCGGGTCGGACACCATCCAGTACCTGGCCGACCAGTGGTCCACCGACTACAACGCCACCAGCCCCGCCAACCCGTTCTACAGCTGGGACGCGGTCAACCCGTCCACCGGCCTGCCGGGCGACACGATCTCGGCCAAGAACGACGCGTCCTGCTCGATCACCCGCCCGAACGGCTCCGGCGCCGGCGTCGCGCAGCTGGAGCTCAAGAAGCAGAACGCGGCCAAGACCGAGTACTGCGTCGACCTGGCCCGCATGTCCCGCAACATCAAGACCTCGGACGGCTCGGGCATCGCGTCCGTCCTGTTCGCCAAGGACCTGATCACCTACTCGATCTACAACGGCGGCAACGGCGTCACGAACCTCACCGACGCGCAGCTGACGGCGGTCTTCTCCTGCGACGCCAAGCTGCTCAACGCGTCGAACCCGAACGCGCCGGTGACCTGGAAGGAAGTCGGCGGCACCAGCACCGACGCGATCATCCCGGTCCTGCCGCAGGCCAGCTCCGGCACCCGGCAGCAGTGGCTCGCCGACATCGCCGTCACGACCCCGGGCACCTGCGTGGTCAACGGTGCCAACGCCTCCGGCGCGGCGATCGAGGAGAACGAGGGCACCAACGACGAATTCACCGCGACGGGCGACCCGACCGGCTACAAGGACGTGCTGTTCCCGTTCTCGGGCGGCAGCTTCGTCTGCCAGGCCTACACCGCCAAGTGCCCCAACACCACCGGCAGCCTGGTGCTCGAGAACATCGACGGCAAGGCCCCGCTGACCGCGGCCCACGTCATCAACGTGAGCGGTCTGACGGCCTTCCCGTCGACCTACATCCGCAGCCTGTTCCTCACCTCGCTCAACGCCGGTACCGCTGCGGCGCCGGCCATCCCGACCAGCCCGATCAACCTGCGCTCGTTCCTGGGCAACGGCGACAAGAGCGGCTGGATCTGCGGTGCGAACGGCACCAGCACCGCCGCGGCGACGGACATCACCAACTACGGCTTCGCCGTCGCCTCCAACTGCGGCACGCTGACCGGCCAGTGA
- the pstC gene encoding phosphate ABC transporter permease subunit PstC, translating to MTTSMADTTPTEVIGPPVPSGPAGADVPRVIVARVTGADRAFRALLRGGGLAVFGITGLIGGFLVFRSWSTFRVAGGRFFTTSTWLIGPNRFGIASVLPNGIVIALIALLIAVPCALTTALFLSEYAPHALKRPLIALIDLMAAIPSIVYALWGVFFLEPRMLGLARWLSDHAGFFPPFKVVGGDMQILFEFSPFIAGVVVSLMVIPIVTSISREVFAQAPPGEREGAYALGASRWGMIRTVVLPYGRGGMIGAIMLGFGRAMGETIVIALVVSPVYQFNWHVLHTGGLSIPSLIALWYGESSPAMLSALMAAGLVLFLLTLAVNALAGVIITGSRSGAQSAD from the coding sequence GTGACGACCTCGATGGCTGACACCACGCCCACCGAGGTGATCGGCCCGCCGGTCCCGTCCGGGCCGGCCGGAGCGGACGTCCCGCGCGTCATCGTGGCGCGGGTGACCGGCGCGGACCGGGCATTCCGGGCCCTGCTGCGCGGCGGTGGGCTCGCCGTGTTCGGGATCACCGGGCTCATCGGCGGCTTCCTGGTGTTCCGGTCCTGGAGCACCTTCCGGGTGGCCGGCGGCAGGTTCTTCACCACCTCCACCTGGCTGATCGGCCCGAACCGGTTCGGCATCGCCTCGGTGCTGCCCAACGGCATCGTGATCGCCCTGATCGCCCTGCTCATCGCAGTGCCCTGCGCGCTCACCACCGCCCTGTTCCTGTCCGAATACGCCCCGCACGCGCTCAAGCGCCCGCTGATCGCGCTGATCGACCTGATGGCCGCGATCCCGAGCATCGTCTACGCGCTCTGGGGCGTGTTCTTCCTGGAGCCGCGGATGCTCGGCCTGGCCCGCTGGCTCTCCGACCACGCCGGGTTCTTCCCCCCGTTCAAGGTCGTCGGCGGGGACATGCAGATCCTGTTCGAGTTCTCGCCGTTCATCGCCGGGGTGGTGGTCTCGCTGATGGTCATCCCGATCGTCACCTCGATCTCCCGCGAGGTCTTCGCCCAGGCCCCGCCGGGCGAACGGGAGGGCGCCTACGCGCTCGGCGCGAGCCGCTGGGGCATGATCCGCACGGTGGTGCTGCCGTACGGGCGCGGCGGGATGATCGGCGCGATCATGCTCGGCTTCGGCCGGGCGATGGGCGAGACCATCGTGATCGCGCTGGTCGTCTCGCCGGTCTACCAGTTCAACTGGCACGTCCTGCACACCGGCGGCCTGTCCATCCCCAGCCTGATCGCGCTGTGGTACGGCGAGTCCTCGCCCGCGATGCTCTCCGCGCTGATGGCCGCCGGGCTGGTCCTGTTCCTGCTCACCCTGGCCGTGAACGCGCTGGCCGGCGTGATCATCACCGGTTCGCGCTCCGGCGCGCAGAGCGCGGACTGA
- the pstA gene encoding phosphate ABC transporter permease PstA → MTDISAAPRLAPAAPPAPRQPAGPGPDPDRARRLRRRTFTVDGVCAVLGSLFGSFGLVWLVYERILPFTGAAGFLLAWYAVFLLVLGTVTAMVWGARAVVDRIAATLMATLGLIILALIIDQIAYVTFTGRHALFHGNLFTQVMAFTGPDDPLTSGGVQHAVVGSVEQMAIATAIAVPLGILAALFLVEVGGPMARPVRSLIEAMTSLPEIIAGLFILALVVLTFGVPKSGFAAALALTVMMIPYVARSSEVMLRLVPRSLREASYALGASQWRTVWNVVLPTARSGLTTAVVLGMARAIGETAPLLLVDGLNNYMNADPFHDWQTSLPLFIFEYVREPQTVMRERAFAAAVVLMALVLVLFTIARLFGGKAPGELTRRQRRRAARDRALAAAERAREEGGGHVAA, encoded by the coding sequence ATGACGGACATCTCCGCCGCCCCGCGCTTGGCGCCCGCCGCGCCTCCCGCGCCGCGGCAGCCCGCCGGGCCCGGCCCGGACCCGGATCGCGCCCGCCGCCTCCGGCGCCGGACGTTCACCGTGGACGGCGTCTGCGCCGTGCTGGGATCGCTCTTCGGCTCCTTCGGCCTGGTCTGGCTGGTCTACGAACGGATCCTGCCGTTCACCGGCGCCGCCGGGTTCCTGCTGGCCTGGTACGCGGTGTTCCTGCTTGTGCTCGGCACGGTGACCGCGATGGTCTGGGGCGCGCGCGCCGTGGTGGACCGGATCGCCGCGACGCTGATGGCCACCCTCGGGCTGATCATCCTCGCCCTGATCATCGATCAGATCGCCTATGTCACCTTCACCGGCCGGCACGCGCTGTTCCACGGCAACCTCTTCACCCAGGTGATGGCGTTCACCGGCCCCGACGATCCGCTCACCAGCGGCGGCGTGCAACACGCCGTCGTCGGATCGGTCGAGCAGATGGCCATCGCCACCGCGATCGCGGTCCCGCTGGGGATCCTGGCCGCGCTCTTCCTGGTGGAGGTCGGCGGACCGATGGCCCGGCCGGTGCGCTCCCTGATCGAGGCGATGACCTCGCTCCCGGAGATCATCGCGGGTCTGTTCATCCTCGCCCTGGTGGTGCTCACCTTCGGGGTGCCCAAGAGCGGCTTCGCCGCCGCGCTCGCGCTGACCGTGATGATGATCCCGTACGTGGCGCGCTCCTCCGAGGTCATGCTCCGGCTGGTCCCGCGCAGCCTGCGCGAGGCCTCGTACGCGCTCGGGGCGAGCCAGTGGCGCACGGTGTGGAACGTGGTGCTGCCCACCGCCCGGTCGGGGCTGACCACCGCGGTCGTGCTCGGCATGGCCCGGGCGATCGGCGAGACCGCGCCGCTGCTGCTGGTGGACGGGCTGAACAACTACATGAACGCCGATCCGTTCCACGACTGGCAGACCAGCCTGCCGCTGTTCATCTTCGAGTACGTCCGCGAACCGCAGACGGTCATGCGGGAGCGGGCCTTCGCCGCCGCGGTGGTGCTGATGGCGCTGGTCCTGGTCCTGTTCACGATCGCCCGGCTGTTCGGCGGCAAGGCCCCGGGCGAGCTGACCCGACGCCAGCGCCGCCGCGCGGCCCGCGACCGTGCCCTGGCCGCGGCCGAACGGGCCCGCGAGGAAGGAGGCGGCCATGTCGCCGCATAG